In Fusarium oxysporum Fo47 chromosome IX, complete sequence, the following proteins share a genomic window:
- a CDS encoding heterokaryon incompatibility protein-domain-containing protein produces the protein MFLHRGQLLRGARSVTHARPQSLYRPHYHLPHQLHSTRAPGPGRNKVPRSKTTFGKIIWISVGALAWCQVLISYIYEPLRDNGVFTNIAQSTIFRAIPAKLAHTTEREESELYQPITGDKEIRLLILEPGAHEDALKCQLVNAELSWRTRFEALSYAWGDDTTKYQLKCSGHRIGVRANLHDALLDLRHPTRKRVLWIDALCINQADNDEKSKQIRLMHEIYSQAQEVLIYLGKSDPSVHGAIRSMRWLDWKLMPLYARQFLLSSNIGMASFFVERWTNMKPINREDFNWDALINLLTRPWFQRTWVIQEAVIPQHAQVICGDQSISWAKFLRVVDAIKHYQSSVKTIPGYHSIYDTISSLDLMRTARSNRHPRIYILGQWWYRPFLTRRPMEGQEDSKLLDLILMSRRYKCTYPHDKIFGMLGVTGEDTSSEFLKPNYEISQLDAYRNFVLWELHYNRSFRVLGTSSQKNSHHRSSPSWVPDFNKLDPIESLTGPLFSGSGIDASAGLPMEVRESGNGTTLHIKGSVVDTIHTVGKKSFTDRSNRFSKHGQQDERISVYDQLQVNRGMIEEARDIWLEATKGLARGLGPGPGDRIFDATINNGRLLADRSISPGWEPFLRVLLGNISIGSKYSLFIKEISTSFLRLTLAEDKLRKEFSKGEEVFAIKALGFFAAIAQSRRFARTDMGLVGYVPMRAKRGDLVVVLYGSKVPFVVREQEHGRFSLVGECYMDGIMHGEGIRFAKYENRDIELTLV, from the coding sequence ATGTTTCTACATAGAGGCCAGCTTTTAAGAGGCGCCCGAAGCGTCACCCACGCGCGGCCTCAATCACTATACCGACCGCATTATCACCTGCCTCATCAATTGCATTCGACCCGGGCACCCGGTCCAGGAAGAAATAAAGTCCCACGCTCGAAAACGACTTTTGGAAAGATAATATGGATATCTGTCGGTGCCCTTGCCTGGTGCCAAGTCCTTATCTCATATATATACGAGCCTCTCAGAGACAATGGTGTTTTCACAAACATTGCCCAATCGACCATCTTCCGAGCAATACCAGCAAAGTTAGCACATACGACCGAAAGAGAGGAAAGTGAGCTGTATCAACCGATCACTGGCGATAAAGAAATACGACTGCTTATCTTAGAGCCGGGAGCACACGAGGACGCATTGAAATGCCAGTTAGTCAACGCTGAGCTGTCGTGGAGGACCAGATTCGAGGCTCTATCGTACGCCTGGGGAGACGATACTACCAAATATCAGCTGAAATGTTCTGGGCACCGTATTGGTGTCAGAGCTAATCTCCATGATGCCTTACTGGACTTGCGACATCCAACACGAAAACGCGTCCTTTGGATCGACGCTCTTTGCATCAATCAAGCCGACAACGACGAGAAGTCTAAGCAGATTAGACTTATGCATGAGATCTACTCACAAGCCCAAGAAGTTCTCATCTATCTCGGAAAATCAGATCCTTCGGTCCATGGCGCGATTAGATCAATGCGTTGGCTCGACTGGAAGCTTATGCCTCTCTACGCTCGGCAATTCCTACTAAGTTCGAATATTGGCATGGCAAGCTTTTTTGTCGAGAGATGGACAAATATGAAGCCTATTAACCGAGAGGACTTTAATTGGGATGCCCTTATAAACTTGTTGACTCGCCCATGGTTCCAACGCACTTGGGTCATTCAAGAAGCGGTTATACCGCAGCATGCACAGGTTATATGTGGCGACCAGTCCATCTCTTGGGCAAAGTTTCTTCGAGTTGTGGATGCCATCAAGCACTATCAGTCCTCTGTAAAGACGATCCCGGGGTATCACTCGATCTACGATACCATTTCCAGTCTGGACTTGATGCGAACAGCTCGCAGCAACCGACATCCGAGGATTTATATCCTTGGTCAGTGGTGGTACCGTCCTTTCCTGACTCGGCGCCCAAtggaaggtcaagaagattcTAAGCTACTTGATCTCATTTTAATGAGTCGTAGATACAAGTGCACATATCCTCATGATAAGATCTTCGGTATGCTCGGCGTTACGGGGGAGGACACGAGCAGCGAGTTCTTGAAACCGAATTATGAAATCTCACAGTTGGACGCCTACCGAAACTTTGTACTCTGGGAACTACACTATAATAGAAGCTTCCGTGTCCTTGGCACGAGCTCACAAAAGAACAGTCATCACcgctcatctccatcatggGTTCCAGACTTCAACAAACTTGATCCGATCGAAAGCTTGACCGGGCCTCTCTTCAGCGGTTCAGGGATCGACGCCAGTGCGGGATTGCCAATGGAGGTACGAGAATCGGGCAATGGTACTACGCTACATATTAAGGGAAGCGTAGTAGACACAATACATACTGTTGGCAAGAAGTCGTTCACGGATAGATCCAATAGATTCAGTAAACATGGTCAACAGGACGAGCGAATCTCAGTTTACGACCAACTTCAGGTGAACAGAGGAATGATTGAAGAAGCTAGAGATATCTGGCTTGAAGCGACGAAAGGATTAGCTCGAGGCCTTGGACCTGGCCCTGGAGATCGTATCTTCGATGCCACGATCAACAATGGTAGGCTTTTAGCCGATAGGTCCATCTCTCCAGGGTGGGAGCCATTTCTACGGGTTCTCCTCGGCAACATCTCTATCGGGAGCAAGTATTCTCTATTCATCAAGGAGATCTCTACGTCTTTCCTTCGCCTGACCCTTGCGGAAGACAAGTTACGGAAGGAATTTTCGAAGGGAGAAGAAGTTTTTGCCATAAAAGCGCTTGGTTTCTTTGCAGCAATAGCGCAGTCGCGACGCTTTGCACGGACAGACATGGGGCTGGTTGGCTATGTGCCCATGAGGGCGAAGAGGGGAGACTTGGTAGTAGTTCTGTATGGATCTAAAGTACCTTTTGTGGTCAGGGAGCAGGAGCATGGTAGATTTTCCTTAGTTGGGGAGTGCTACATGGATGGGATCATGCATGGCGAGGGAATCAGGTTTGCAAAGTACGAGAATAGAGATATAGAATTGACATTAGTGTAG
- a CDS encoding SNF2 family N-terminal domain-containing protein: MINPVLDFNMALSLKRRRDYGNDTENGNPHKYAQRQAVGSEGASSPHYFDSGMELDLPSDTSGVGHDMLVTEGGFGEEWICYGAICGAQVLLNPQTQVTKETQSWARYCLFKIEPDGKTHYLVGGGETSSKKRSVLDCDTAAILTIVAERSRDTSFAVVLGVDVLRGKRERSGKGLPVNISVNIYGPRNSISDVDEALSEIGTYRTYLQHPIFLEPGIPYINPQFFYPTSQKTDLRHLVGSSTRESDNKSKISQEVEEVMESLDGSSEDITAARSEDMQQILDHFLLNTRLTEHQLKGVEFILGRENEEVATQMHRHMLLSIHYSLLSHPDKPGRGGILADVMGLGKTLTMLSAILCSKQLGQSSIRDSTGNIKAQEHPPSSITLVVLPSRQVLDVWQNEIDRRFQPQSFKTVTFHGDARPKKRELLLGHDLILTTYHTVEKDNRGKGILKSIKWSRIVLDEAHQIRNSSIKLHKAAATLESDTRWCLTGTPIQNSFDDLRSLLKFLRFEPFCQSNVFEQHIVKPFREDSPNGNDESRNLKIMLKLCCLRRTQAKLDLPASTIERIDVTPTETEKSMFTSILDQCREDFDEMAGKEGSSKKSNILFSAIMKLRRVCNHGAIPISACSSKRTNQLIVPKTKGKASRSPSAEPVCEFCDERTGNADLLGGLDSCPMCGRLQFEMNDEASSLAPSPSPTPSMMDLDTPDPPTREISTQSSYYMKQQSSKMSAVINNIKSSCLDASSKSVVFSSWRDTLDILATMLGAEGIAFVQVDGRNPLVGRTELLSKFCQDPVIRVLLISINTGAVGLTLTQANMVHIVEPQWNPAIEEQAIARVVRMGQTSPVTIFKYITAGSIENTVVKLQEKKTRIIKLSMQDKDGVDSDANLDSFKFAIDPNEWGVVS; encoded by the exons ATGATCAACCCGGTGCTGGATTTCAATATGGCACTGTCCCTCAAGCGACGGAGAGATTATGGAAATGACACTGAAAATGGCAATCCACACAAGTATGCTCAAAGACAAGCTGTCGGTTCCGAGGGAGCAAGTTCTCCCCATTATTTTGACTCCGGCATGGAGTTAGACTTGCCAAGTGACACAAGTGGCGTCGGACATGATATGTTAGTTACAGAAGGGGGGTTCGGAGAGGAATGGATATGCTACGGAGCG ATCTGCGGAGCCCAGGTTCTGCTGAATCCTCAGACCCAGGTGACCAAAGAGACGCAGTCATGGGCCAGGTATTGCTTATTCAAGATCGAGCCTGACGGAAAAACACACTACTTGGTTGGTGGTGGGGAAACCAGCTCAAAGAAGAGATCAGTTCTGGACTGCGATACAGCCGCGATTCTGACGATCGTAGCCGAAAGATCCAGAGACACATCATTCGCAGTGGTCCTTGGAGTCGATGTATTACGTGGCAAGCGTGAAAGATCCGGCAAGGGCCTACCAGTTAACATCTCAGTCAACATCTATGGTCCTAGAAACTCGATTAGCGACGTTGATGAGGCCTTGTCCGAGATTGGCACTTATCGCACTTATCTACAGCATCCCATATTTCTGGAACCTGGTATCCCATACATCAATCCGCAGTTCTTCTACCCAACTTCCCAGAAGACCGATCTCAGACATTTGGTTGGTTCAAGCACTCGGGAAAGCGACAATAAATCCAAGATTTCTCAAGAAGTCGAAGAGGTCATGGAATCCTTGGACGGTTCGTCCGAGGATATCACAGCAGCCAGGAGTGAAGATATGCAGCAAATTCTGGATCACTTCTTGCTTAACACAAGATTGACAGA GCATCAGCTCAAAGGCGTTGAGTTCATTCTTGGCCGCGAGAACGAGGAGGTAGCCACGCAAATGCATAGACATATGCTCCTCTCGATCCATTATAG CTTGTTATCTCACCCAGACAAACCGGGCCGTGGCGGAATACTCGCAGACGTGATGGGCCTCGGCAAAACATTGACAATGCTAAGTGCTATTCTTTGCTCGAAGCAACTGGGCCAGTCTTCCATCAGAGATAGTACGGGCAATATCAAGGCTCAAGAACACCCACCATCGAGCATCACTCTTGTTGTTCTCCCATCTCGGC AGGTGCTTGACGTTTGGCAGAATGAAATTGATAG GCGATTTCAACCTCAGAGCTTCAAAACGGTCACTTTCCACGGAGATGCGCGACCAAAAAAGCGagaacttcttcttggccatgacCTCATCCTCACAACATATCACACCGTAGAAAAAGACAATCGGGGAAAGGGGATTCTGAAATCCATCAAGTGGTCAAGGATTGTTCTCGATGAAG CCCATCAGATACGGAACTCTTCGATCAAACTCCATAAGGCCGCAGCTACTCTGGAAAGCGATACCCGGTGGTGTCTGACCGGAACACCCATCCAGAACAGCTTCGACGACCTCAGATCCTTGTTAAAGTTCCTACGTTTCGAGCCCTTTTGCCAGAGCAACGTGTTTGAACAGCACATAGTGAAGCCATTCAGGGAGGACTCACCAAACGGAAACGACGAGTCTCGAAACCTGAAGATTATGCTCAAATTATGTTGCCTACGAAGAACGCAAGCAAAGCTGGACCTTCCAGCTAGTACCATAGAAAGAATCGATGTAACGCCCACCGAGACTGAAAAGTCTATGTTCACAAGCATTCTCGATCAATGCAGAGAAGATTTCGACGAGATGGCTGGGAAGGAAGGAAGCTCAAAGAAGTCAAACATCTTGTTCTCGGCAAtcatgaagctgaggaggGTTTGTAATCATGGAGCTATCCCTATCAGCGCTTGCAGCTCAAAACGCACAAATCAACTGATTGTTCCCAAGACAAAAGGGAAGGCTTCAAGATCGCCAAGTGCAGAGCCAGTGTGCGAGTTTTGTGATGAACGGACTGGAAATGctgatcttcttggtggCCTTGACAGCTGTCCTATGTGCGGTAGGCTTCAGTTTGAGATGAATGACGAAGCCTCATCCCTGGCACCCTCACCATCTCCAACGCCATCTATGATGGATCTAGATACACCTGATCCTCCTACCAGAGAAATCTCGACACAATCGAGCTACTACATGAAACAACAGTCCTCAAAGATGTCAGCAGTCATCAACAATATCAAGTCATCTTGTTTAGATGCGAGTTCCAAGAG TGTTGTGTTCTCGAGCTGGAGAGACACTCTTGATATCTTAGCAACGATGCTAGGAGCAGAAGGTATTGCCTTTGTTCAGGTTGATGGACGTAACCCGCTGGTCGGCCGAACGGAGCTACTCTCCAAGTTCTGCCAGGACCCAGTGATCCGAGTCCTTCTCATATCCATTAACACTGGCGCAGTTGG TCTCACTCTCACACAAGCAAATATGGTTCACATCGTTGAACCCCAGTGGAACCCAGCCATCGAAGAACAAGCGATCGCAAGAGTCGTCAGGATGGGCCAGACCAGTCCAGTCACCATCTTCAAGTACATAACGGCTGGCTCCATCGAGAAC ACTGTTGTAAAATtgcaagagaagaagacgcgGATCATCAAACTATCAATGCAGGACAAGGACGGTGTTGACTCTGATGCGAACTTGGAT AGCTTCAAATTTGCCATTGATCCTAACGAATGGGGAGTTGTATCATGA
- a CDS encoding YhhN-like protein, whose amino-acid sequence MQPENYLLASSLTAAILYGVKARARPSYSRMTTKTLAVSLLAILVKIVDGPTYLLAALSFGALGDAFLAWDSEPAFLAGLGSFLTSHLFYIALFFETGAKRLVLEDQSRVAIVISAILLGPTMLTLLIPRVNNELRLPILLYTCAILGMIFSALTIENDKVALGAVVFTVSDTILASGRFLVPTSSSHQVWMDYAVWILYYSGQFMLAMGTLEQAGIQLGAN is encoded by the coding sequence ATGCAGCCAGAAAATTATCTTCTCGCCAGTTCCTTGACCGCAGCCATACTCTATGGCGTCAAAGCTCGTGCAAGGCCGAGCTACTCGCGCATGACCACCAAAACCCTCGCAGTTTCCTTACTTGCGATCCTCGTCAAAATTGTTGATGGGCCGACGTACCTCCTAGCTGCACTCAGCTTTGGGGCGCTGGGCGATGCGTTTCTTGCTTGGGATTCAGAGCCGGCATTCTTGGCAGGCCTtggaagcttcttgacatcgcATCTCTTCTACATCGCGCTGTTCTTTGAGACAGGCGCAAAGAGGCTTGTTCTAGAAGATCAATCACGCGTCGCTATCGTTATCTCAGCTATTCTACTTGGACCCACGATGTTGACGCTGCTGATTCCGAGAGTCAACAACGAACTTCGCCTACCCATTCTTCTCTATACCTGTGCAATTCTGGGCATGATATTCTCGGCACTGACGATCGAGAATGATAAGGTCGCACTGGGAGCTGTTGTGTTTACGGTATCTGATACCATCTTGGCCTCTGGCAGATTTCTTGTACCtacatcatcttcacatcAAGTCTGGATGGACTATGCTGTTTGGATTCTTTACTACTCGGGACAATTCATGCTCGCAATGGGCACTCTAGAGCAAGCCGGAATTCAATTAGGCGCAAATTGA